In Aureibaculum algae, the following are encoded in one genomic region:
- a CDS encoding helix-turn-helix domain-containing protein, which yields MEKDNYLTFENGNITSKKWELDRISISHSIIDYNSFEAHTSKNDSESVRLHFGLSGNYDFNFKQLKSSFKLTGHHNNIIYSDGLDIEVFNKSKRIETFGINFTTETFINIAQNGNDSLKKLAEKVINKKNAILSNEWKPNNFKIHQVINEILYCQFTDELKDLFLLSKSIELLVLQAELYESNSQSRFIKSNLDKQKLFEAKEILVKKIDNPPTISQLSILVNLNEYKLKKGFKEMFGTTVFGYIHSNRMSLAKRLLLGTDMSAKEIAYETGYSSPQHFSKAFKKEFGNTPDSIRNHPDYTT from the coding sequence ATGGAAAAAGACAATTATTTGACATTTGAAAACGGAAATATAACTTCAAAAAAATGGGAATTGGATAGAATATCAATTTCTCATAGCATCATTGATTATAATTCATTTGAAGCTCATACTTCTAAAAATGATTCGGAATCAGTTAGATTGCATTTTGGATTAAGTGGAAATTATGACTTTAATTTCAAACAATTGAAATCCTCATTTAAGTTAACTGGGCATCATAATAATATAATATATTCAGATGGATTAGATATAGAGGTGTTTAATAAAAGTAAACGTATTGAAACTTTTGGTATTAATTTTACAACAGAAACCTTTATAAATATTGCTCAAAACGGAAACGATTCATTAAAAAAACTTGCTGAAAAAGTAATAAATAAAAAAAATGCCATTCTATCCAATGAGTGGAAACCTAATAACTTTAAAATCCATCAAGTTATTAATGAAATCCTATATTGTCAATTCACAGATGAATTAAAAGATTTATTTTTACTCTCCAAAAGTATTGAACTACTCGTTTTACAGGCAGAACTTTATGAATCAAATTCTCAAAGTAGGTTTATAAAATCAAATTTAGATAAGCAAAAATTGTTTGAAGCGAAAGAAATTTTAGTGAAAAAAATAGATAATCCTCCAACTATTAGCCAATTATCAATATTAGTAAACTTGAATGAGTACAAACTAAAAAAAGGGTTTAAAGAAATGTTTGGTACTACAGTATTTGGCTATATACATAGTAATCGGATGAGTTTAGCAAAAAGACTTCTACTTGGCACTGATATGTCAGCCAAAGAAATTGCTTATGAAACTGGTTATAGTTCTCCGCAACATTTCTCCAAGGCGTTCAAAAAAGAATTCGGAAATACTCCTGATAGTATTAGAAATCATCCTGATTATACAACCTAA
- a CDS encoding SRPBCC family protein, whose amino-acid sequence MTTRRFYLLIIILLLIGCKSKKTNEIMMIEKKVQFSAPNEKVWDLLTNPDMTKEYMFGCEVISNWKIGSPILWKGQTEDGKEIIYVKGSIIEFIDGQKVTFTMFDPNLKLDDVPENYLNLTYELKEIDDKTILKLTQGNFASVADGKKRYEESLKGWEMVLPIMKQIAEK is encoded by the coding sequence ATGACAACCAGAAGATTTTATTTATTAATAATAATTCTATTATTAATAGGCTGTAAATCAAAAAAAACAAATGAAATTATGATGATAGAAAAAAAAGTGCAATTTAGTGCTCCTAATGAAAAAGTTTGGGATTTACTTACAAATCCAGATATGACCAAAGAGTATATGTTTGGATGTGAAGTAATATCCAATTGGAAAATTGGCAGTCCTATTCTTTGGAAAGGACAAACTGAAGATGGAAAAGAAATTATCTACGTAAAAGGAAGCATTATTGAATTTATTGATGGGCAAAAAGTTACTTTCACAATGTTTGACCCAAATTTGAAACTTGATGATGTTCCAGAAAACTATTTGAATTTAACATATGAACTAAAAGAAATAGATGACAAGACCATATTAAAATTAACTCAAGGGAATTTTGCTTCCGTTGCTGACGGAAAAAAAAGATATGAGGAATCATTAAAAGGATGGGAAATGGTACTACCAATAATGAAACAAATAGCTGAAAAATAA
- a CDS encoding antibiotic biosynthesis monooxygenase family protein, translating into MKEISVINSIKVPKGHEETAINVRDIYIKYFKTKPGFVSSTFYKSINSDNSFNFVNIVVWDSYESFQAIVNSGFDNIEGLNDDNMKVLGKGFPHPIMVNPGQFETIRED; encoded by the coding sequence ATGAAAGAAATAAGCGTAATCAATTCGATTAAAGTACCAAAAGGACACGAGGAAACAGCAATCAATGTTAGGGATATTTATATTAAATATTTTAAGACTAAACCTGGATTTGTAAGTTCCACTTTTTACAAGTCGATTAACTCAGATAACAGCTTCAATTTTGTAAATATTGTCGTTTGGGATTCCTATGAATCCTTCCAAGCTATTGTCAACAGTGGATTCGATAATATTGAAGGATTGAATGATGACAATATGAAAGTTTTAGGAAAAGGGTTTCCTCACCCAATTATGGTGAATCCTG